From Caminibacter mediatlanticus TB-2, the proteins below share one genomic window:
- a CDS encoding pseudouridine synthase, whose translation MRLNKFISHHTTFSRREADKLIFDGKVKVNGKVVTNPAYEVLDGDKVAVNGKPVKKSTKYTCIVYNKPRGELVTKKDDRGRKTIYDSLPKKYKHFIPVGRLDFASEGLLILTDSPKVADVLMKSDLPRVYKLRIKGNITPEIEKAMQEGVEVGVEGAHEKTKQEKIKLKPFYSYQIIKNDPKYSTLKVAITEGKNRELRRFFAHFGRDVLDLKRLSYGWVALNALPTGKTRYFDKREYKLLKEFLKERDAKAKNKN comes from the coding sequence GTGAGATTAAATAAGTTTATAAGTCATCATACGACTTTTAGTAGAAGAGAAGCTGATAAATTGATTTTTGATGGAAAAGTAAAAGTTAATGGTAAAGTTGTTACTAATCCAGCCTATGAAGTATTAGATGGAGATAAAGTTGCAGTAAATGGAAAACCTGTAAAAAAATCTACTAAATATACTTGTATTGTGTATAATAAGCCAAGAGGAGAATTAGTTACAAAAAAAGATGATAGAGGAAGAAAAACGATTTATGATAGCTTGCCTAAAAAATATAAACATTTTATTCCTGTTGGAAGGCTTGATTTTGCAAGTGAAGGGCTTTTGATATTAACTGACTCTCCAAAAGTTGCAGATGTATTAATGAAATCAGACCTTCCAAGGGTATATAAACTAAGAATTAAAGGAAATATTACTCCTGAGATAGAAAAAGCTATGCAAGAAGGAGTTGAGGTAGGGGTTGAGGGAGCTCATGAAAAAACAAAACAAGAAAAAATTAAATTAAAACCTTTTTATAGCTATCAAATTATAAAAAATGACCCAAAATATTCAACTTTAAAAGTTGCAATAACAGAAGGTAAAAACAGAGAACTTCGTAGATTTTTTGCTCATTTTGGAAGAGATGTACTTGATTTAAAAAGACTTTCATATGGGTGGGTGGCATTAAATGCTCTCCCAACAGGAAAAACAAGATATTTCGATAAAAGAGAATATAAACTTTTAAAAGAATTTTTAAAGGAGAGAGATGCAAAAGCTAAAAATAAAAACTAA
- a CDS encoding secondary thiamine-phosphate synthase enzyme YjbQ — MQKLKIKTNYKSEVVDITKEIKEAVIKSGVKSGIVTIFCPHTTANVILFENSDTTLKRDLLSMLKDIVPFKEYSHSNARAHLKASFLRSNLTLIIENADVVLGQWQGIYLIEFDGPRERNVLLKVISD; from the coding sequence ATGCAAAAGCTAAAAATAAAAACTAATTATAAATCAGAAGTTGTAGATATTACAAAAGAGATTAAAGAAGCAGTTATTAAAAGTGGTGTAAAAAGTGGGATTGTAACTATTTTTTGTCCTCATACTACTGCAAATGTGATTTTATTTGAAAATAGTGATACAACATTAAAAAGAGATTTGCTTAGTATGTTAAAAGATATAGTACCTTTTAAAGAATATTCTCATTCAAATGCAAGAGCTCATTTAAAAGCTTCTTTTTTAAGAAGTAATTTGACACTTATTATTGAAAATGCGGATGTTGTTTTAGGTCAGTGGCAAGGTATTTATTTGATAGAGTTTGATGGTCCAAGAGAAAGAAATGTTTTATTAAAGGTTATCAGTGATTAG
- a CDS encoding cation:proton antiporter yields the protein MISPIVIVIALLFIALIFNIPFARLKIPPIIGYIFTGIIISNLFHLDKHTIEIVAELGIVFLMFMIGLEFSPEKLKSMKKEVFGFGIAEMTIVGLVFGVVFWFFYNIDIRIALILGSALALSSTAIVLKLLNESREISKPYGRIALGILLFQDIAVIPILIAISIIVNKDANLTQLILKTIGGFLALGVFIIIYGRYIAPFVISHATKTKSDEIFMATVLLVVLVAAEIAHLFGLSYSLGAFLAGMILSETKYKYQIEADLVPFRDLLLGIFFVSVGLMVDIRFVISNFFEILLMTIVIMSIKALLIYLMLKLFVKHNRIAIKSAFILSQIGEFAFVVLALVGKYNLVDSILLQKLVVVVVISMILTPFIIKNIYKIADIFDKDIQNFEEFNISAAKIQGHIILIGYDKIGQRIARKLTKAGIPYVAIDKQIELVKQGLKNGDNVIFGNAANKRVLEALNVEDASAVIITTLNEEHTHLITENLINLNPNLNIIVLTDDEIEKEFYKNNNVYVVEKSKELAEKLIKLALKCELKMKKG from the coding sequence GTGATTAGTCCAATTGTTATTGTAATAGCACTTTTATTTATAGCACTTATTTTTAATATTCCTTTTGCAAGATTAAAAATACCTCCTATTATTGGGTATATTTTTACAGGAATTATTATTTCAAATCTTTTTCATTTAGATAAACATACTATTGAAATAGTAGCAGAGCTTGGAATTGTATTTTTAATGTTTATGATAGGACTTGAATTTTCTCCTGAAAAATTAAAATCAATGAAAAAAGAGGTATTTGGTTTTGGTATAGCTGAGATGACAATAGTTGGATTAGTTTTTGGAGTTGTTTTTTGGTTTTTTTATAATATTGATATAAGAATTGCATTAATTTTAGGTTCAGCTTTGGCATTAAGTTCTACTGCAATTGTTTTAAAACTTTTAAATGAAAGTAGAGAAATTTCAAAACCTTATGGAAGAATAGCTCTTGGAATTTTACTTTTTCAAGATATTGCAGTAATTCCAATTTTAATAGCAATTTCAATTATAGTAAATAAAGATGCTAATTTAACTCAGCTTATTTTAAAAACAATAGGAGGATTTTTAGCATTAGGAGTATTTATTATAATATATGGTAGATATATTGCTCCATTTGTAATTTCACACGCTACAAAAACGAAATCTGATGAAATTTTTATGGCAACTGTTTTATTAGTTGTATTAGTGGCAGCTGAAATAGCTCATCTTTTTGGGCTTAGTTATTCTCTTGGTGCGTTTTTAGCGGGAATGATTTTAAGTGAGACTAAATATAAATATCAAATAGAAGCTGATTTAGTGCCATTTAGGGACTTATTACTTGGTATTTTCTTTGTCTCAGTTGGATTAATGGTGGATATTAGATTTGTAATTTCAAATTTTTTTGAGATTTTATTAATGACAATTGTAATAATGTCAATTAAAGCACTTTTAATTTATTTAATGCTTAAATTGTTTGTAAAACATAATAGAATTGCAATAAAGAGTGCATTTATTCTCTCTCAAATAGGTGAATTTGCTTTTGTTGTTTTAGCATTAGTTGGAAAGTATAATTTAGTTGATAGTATATTACTTCAAAAATTAGTAGTAGTAGTTGTTATTTCTATGATATTGACTCCTTTTATTATAAAAAATATTTATAAAATAGCAGATATCTTTGATAAAGATATTCAAAATTTTGAAGAGTTTAATATTTCAGCAGCTAAAATTCAGGGTCATATCATTTTAATTGGATATGATAAAATTGGTCAAAGAATTGCAAGAAAACTAACAAAAGCTGGTATACCTTATGTTGCGATTGATAAGCAAATTGAGCTTGTAAAACAAGGTTTAAAAAATGGAGATAATGTGATTTTTGGAAATGCAGCAAATAAAAGAGTACTTGAAGCTTTAAATGTTGAAGATGCAAGTGCTGTAATAATTACTACTTTAAATGAGGAACATACTCATTTAATAACAGAAAATTTAATAAATCTAAATCCAAATTTGAATATAATTGTACTTACTGATGATGAGATTGAAAAAGAGTTTTATAAAAATAATAATGTATATGTAGTTGAAAAAAGCAAAGAATTAGCAGAAAAACTTATTAAACTTGCATTAAAATGTGAATTAAAGATGAAAAAGGGGTAA
- the glmS gene encoding glutamine--fructose-6-phosphate transaminase (isomerizing), whose translation MCGIVGCIGCENIVDYLIEGLKELEYRGYDSAGVAIKDKNEIKVIKAVGKLKNLEDKIKKVKFKKPKYGIGHTRWATHGKPTEINAHPHKGEFSAVVHNGIIENYQELKKKLKKDGVEFISQTDTEVIVKLFEANYKGDAKEAFKKTIKMLDGAYAILLITKKAPNAIFFAKKGSPLIVAKAENGFYFASSDAPLIGYANEAHYLEDDEWGWVDNEIHLYRDCEVISPYFKALPTNKESAKKGGFRFYMEKEIYEQFEVLKENTLGRNTKEGIKFEEVDKKFFEGINNIIISACGTSYHAGLVGKYLIERDAKIRVNVEVASELRYREPLLSQDTLFIVISQSGETADTLETLKMAKKAGLKTLALCNVDNSSIVREADKTILLRAGIEKGVASTKAFATQVMTLWMLSNYLANKNEYYAINEAIEVTKVDTSLHEKIKRLSKRYTKGHGFFYIGRDIFFPLALEGALKLKEISYIHAEGYPAGEMKHGPIALADPDLYVVALLSKNILFDKTKSNIEELVARDATVLTISSEYIEMTDDFIRINETNHPMVEFFEMMVITQLLAMEVAIRMGNDVDMPRNLAKSVTVE comes from the coding sequence ATGTGTGGAATTGTAGGATGTATAGGGTGTGAGAACATAGTAGATTATTTAATTGAAGGATTAAAAGAGCTTGAATATAGAGGGTATGATAGTGCAGGTGTAGCTATTAAAGATAAAAATGAAATTAAAGTAATAAAAGCTGTTGGAAAACTTAAAAACTTAGAAGATAAAATAAAAAAAGTTAAATTTAAAAAACCAAAGTATGGAATAGGACACACAAGATGGGCTACTCATGGAAAACCAACTGAAATTAATGCACATCCTCATAAAGGAGAGTTTAGTGCAGTAGTACATAATGGAATTATTGAAAATTATCAAGAATTAAAGAAAAAATTAAAAAAAGATGGAGTTGAGTTTATATCTCAAACAGATACAGAAGTTATTGTTAAACTTTTTGAAGCAAATTATAAAGGTGATGCAAAAGAAGCGTTTAAAAAAACAATTAAAATGCTTGATGGAGCATATGCAATACTTCTTATTACAAAAAAAGCTCCAAATGCTATCTTTTTTGCAAAAAAAGGCTCTCCGCTAATAGTTGCAAAAGCTGAAAATGGGTTTTATTTTGCTTCTTCTGATGCTCCTTTAATTGGATATGCAAATGAGGCTCATTATTTAGAAGATGATGAGTGGGGATGGGTTGATAATGAGATACATTTATATAGAGATTGTGAGGTTATTTCTCCATATTTTAAGGCTTTACCTACTAATAAAGAGAGTGCAAAAAAAGGTGGATTTAGATTTTATATGGAAAAAGAGATTTATGAACAATTTGAAGTATTAAAAGAGAATACTCTTGGAAGAAACACAAAAGAGGGTATTAAATTTGAAGAAGTAGACAAAAAGTTTTTTGAAGGTATTAATAATATAATAATTTCAGCTTGTGGGACGAGTTATCACGCAGGACTTGTTGGTAAATATCTTATAGAAAGAGATGCAAAAATAAGAGTTAATGTAGAGGTTGCAAGTGAGCTAAGATATAGAGAACCACTTCTTAGTCAAGATACATTATTTATAGTTATTTCTCAAAGTGGTGAAACTGCTGATACATTAGAAACTCTTAAAATGGCAAAAAAAGCTGGGCTTAAAACATTAGCATTATGTAATGTAGATAACTCTTCAATTGTTAGAGAAGCTGATAAGACTATTTTACTTAGGGCTGGAATTGAAAAAGGAGTAGCATCTACAAAAGCTTTTGCTACACAAGTTATGACTTTATGGATGCTTAGTAATTATTTAGCTAATAAAAATGAATATTATGCTATAAATGAAGCAATAGAAGTTACAAAAGTAGATACTTCTTTACATGAAAAAATAAAAAGACTATCAAAACGCTATACAAAAGGTCACGGATTTTTCTATATTGGAAGAGATATATTTTTCCCACTTGCACTTGAAGGGGCTTTAAAACTTAAAGAAATTAGCTATATTCACGCAGAAGGTTATCCAGCAGGAGAGATGAAACACGGACCAATAGCACTTGCTGACCCTGATTTATATGTGGTAGCACTTCTTAGTAAAAATATTTTATTTGACAAAACAAAATCAAATATTGAAGAATTAGTTGCAAGAGATGCTACGGTTTTAACAATTTCAAGTGAATATATAGAAATGACAGATGATTTTATAAGAATTAATGAAACAAACCATCCAATGGTTGAATTTTTTGAGATGATGGTTATAACTCAGCTTCTTGCTATGGAAGTAGCTATTAGAATGGGTAATGATGTAGATATGCCAAGAAATTTAGCTAAGTCTGTAACGGTTGAGTAA